CCGATGGCGGCAGGTGGTAGCGATGGCTGATCAACGGACGAATGTCGCGCCAGTTCAGGCGCACCACGGTGTTGTCACCATGCCAGCCGACCACGTCCAGCGGGTTGTAGGGGTAGGTCACGGTGCTGATCTGATTGCGCCGCTTGATCCTGATCTGCCAGGTGCTCTCGTCCTGCTGCGCCTTGAAGGCTTCATCGATATGCGGGTGCTCCAGCACCGCCGCATCGAAGATCGCCTGCGGACCGAGCAGGCCCTTGTCTGGCAACTGGTAAGCGCCGTCGCTGTTCTCGATCAACAGGAAGTAGCTCGGCGTGCTGGCCTCGATACGCCAGGCGGTGCCGCGTGGGATCAGCAGGTAGTCGCCGTCGCGGTACTGCAGATGGCCGAAGTCGCAATACAGGTGCCCGCTGCCTTCATGCACGAACAGCAGCTCGTCACCATCGGCATTGCGCACCAGATGGCGCATGGCGCCGTGGGTGCGCCACACACGCAACTTCACATCGGCATTGTGCAACGTCAGCGGCGCCGCCAGCGGACAGTCGCGCTCGCTGGGGATGTCGTTGAAGTTGAAGGCATGCGGACGCAACGGCCCCTGCCAGTCGATCCAGCCGGTGGGCGGATGCTTGTGGTGCAGGTGCGCGGTGGGGCCGAAGAAGCCCTCACGACCCATCTCGCGCTCATAGGTGCCCTGCGGCAGGTCGCAGTGCGCCTGGCGCGAGCACTCGCCCTCACGCAGGGGAAAGCGGATCCATTG
This region of Pseudomonas wenzhouensis genomic DNA includes:
- a CDS encoding homogentisate 1,2-dioxygenase, coding for MSRQWIRFPLREGECSRQAHCDLPQGTYEREMGREGFFGPTAHLHHKHPPTGWIDWQGPLRPHAFNFNDIPSERDCPLAAPLTLHNADVKLRVWRTHGAMRHLVRNADGDELLFVHEGSGHLYCDFGHLQYRDGDYLLIPRGTAWRIEASTPSYFLLIENSDGAYQLPDKGLLGPQAIFDAAVLEHPHIDEAFKAQQDESTWQIRIKRRNQISTVTYPYNPLDVVGWHGDNTVVRLNWRDIRPLISHRYHLPPSVHTTFVANGFVICTFTPRPVESDPGALKVPFFHNNDDYDEVLFYHRGNFFSRDNIEQGMVTLHPCGFPHGPHPKALKKSQEDPATFIDEVAVMIDTRRALEVADAASAVDVAEYVNSWRAPGTQG